The Breoghania sp. genome has a segment encoding these proteins:
- a CDS encoding EAL domain-containing protein, with translation MKNDMLRITKRTISLFAVITIAVILSIVAVGWWVASQIDKEATEEQSRLAASGLDALVQELPKTQESVTIWNDAVEAARANDEPWLSENLVEWMGEFYGYQRVYLLDASDRAVRAARDGKLVPDARFLSDEPALAPLIEALRRDMAQAVVGRDDTNEALSTVFVSDFVAFSDGSVAGVSIRPLVGTGADPVQSPGTEYLQVVAQTLNDDVSKELGSRFGLRNLAFVQGDRAREIGPWLQVRNKAGEVLGGFTWMPHRPARALLKAVGPFAVAGLACAGLLVILLMIRLRGMSDDLAASKAKAQHMAFYDSLTGIPNRALFQDRLVHALEVAKREGVQIAVHYLDLDGFKNVNDTLGHPVGDRLLVEVAKRLVSIGRASDTIARLSGDEFAIIQVGVANDNDAEILSRRVIDELGRPFDLDGDHASVGASIGVALSRASDSGDDMLRKADIALYQAKENGRGCFQVFVEDMDDIVRKRRAIGRELRRALERQEDLQFVYEPIHGARKGNLVGVQAQLLWEHSDYTGVRSEIIVAIAETSGLITQLGEYALNAICAFAASCNVPWVSVPMTPAHFQNERLADRILEIISAHGIDPGRVCFEIRNGERLRHSERVRNCLAQLRSAGVGIVLTCFSTDNVSLNYLREHGVDKLKVDRAFINALGSVTEARSIIGALVNLVHTLKIGMVVEGVETVEEYEMLKDIGCTEFQGPLISPALAPGQMRSLLACSSGGMPYDDGDRAKVGGF, from the coding sequence ATGAAAAACGACATGCTGAGGATCACCAAGCGAACGATCAGTTTGTTCGCAGTGATCACAATTGCCGTGATCCTGTCCATTGTGGCGGTTGGCTGGTGGGTGGCCTCCCAGATTGACAAGGAGGCGACCGAGGAGCAGTCGCGGTTGGCCGCCAGTGGTCTCGATGCGCTTGTCCAAGAGCTTCCCAAGACCCAGGAAAGTGTGACCATCTGGAACGACGCGGTGGAAGCTGCGCGCGCGAATGACGAACCGTGGCTTTCCGAAAATCTCGTTGAATGGATGGGCGAGTTCTACGGGTACCAGAGGGTCTATCTGCTCGACGCCTCGGATCGGGCGGTGAGGGCGGCGCGTGATGGCAAGCTGGTTCCAGATGCGCGCTTTCTCTCCGATGAGCCGGCCCTTGCGCCACTGATCGAGGCATTGAGGCGGGACATGGCGCAGGCCGTCGTGGGGCGGGACGATACGAACGAAGCCCTCTCAACGGTCTTTGTTAGTGATTTCGTCGCCTTTTCCGATGGCAGCGTCGCCGGTGTCAGCATTCGACCGTTGGTGGGCACCGGCGCGGATCCGGTTCAGAGCCCGGGAACGGAATATCTGCAAGTCGTCGCCCAGACACTCAATGATGATGTGAGCAAGGAACTGGGGAGCCGGTTCGGGTTGCGCAATCTCGCATTCGTTCAAGGCGACAGGGCGCGTGAAATCGGCCCCTGGCTGCAAGTCCGCAACAAAGCTGGCGAGGTCTTGGGTGGTTTCACCTGGATGCCGCACCGACCGGCGCGCGCCCTCCTGAAGGCGGTTGGTCCTTTCGCCGTGGCCGGGCTCGCCTGCGCCGGTTTGCTGGTCATTCTGCTGATGATCAGGCTTCGTGGCATGTCCGACGATCTGGCGGCCAGCAAGGCCAAGGCGCAGCATATGGCGTTCTATGACTCTCTCACCGGCATTCCCAATCGCGCCCTGTTCCAGGACAGGCTCGTCCATGCGCTGGAAGTCGCCAAAAGAGAGGGCGTCCAGATCGCGGTTCACTATCTGGATCTGGATGGTTTCAAGAACGTCAATGACACGCTCGGGCATCCTGTCGGCGATCGCCTGCTGGTGGAAGTGGCGAAACGGCTCGTCTCGATTGGCCGCGCGAGCGACACGATTGCACGCCTGAGCGGTGATGAGTTCGCGATCATCCAGGTCGGGGTCGCCAATGACAATGATGCCGAGATCCTGTCGAGGCGGGTGATCGATGAATTGGGCAGGCCATTCGATCTCGACGGCGACCATGCTTCTGTCGGGGCGAGTATCGGGGTGGCATTGTCACGCGCTTCGGATAGCGGCGACGACATGTTGCGGAAAGCCGATATCGCTCTCTATCAGGCCAAGGAGAACGGTCGAGGCTGTTTCCAGGTTTTCGTCGAGGACATGGACGACATCGTCCGCAAGCGGCGCGCAATTGGCCGGGAATTGAGGCGCGCTTTGGAGCGTCAGGAAGATCTGCAATTCGTCTACGAGCCTATCCATGGCGCCAGGAAGGGCAATCTGGTCGGCGTACAGGCTCAGCTGCTCTGGGAACACTCAGACTATACCGGCGTCCGCTCCGAGATAATCGTCGCAATTGCGGAAACGAGTGGTCTGATCACCCAGCTTGGCGAATATGCCTTGAACGCGATCTGTGCCTTCGCCGCTTCCTGCAATGTTCCCTGGGTAAGCGTCCCCATGACGCCCGCCCATTTTCAAAATGAACGGTTGGCAGACAGGATCCTGGAGATCATCTCCGCCCATGGCATCGATCCGGGCCGCGTCTGCTTCGAAATCCGCAACGGTGAGCGCTTGCGGCATTCCGAGCGCGTCCGCAATTGCCTTGCGCAGCTTCGTTCTGCCGGCGTGGGGATCGTGCTCACCTGCTTCAGCACCGACAACGTTTCCCTGAACTATCTGCGCGAACACGGCGTCGACAAGCTCAAGGTGGATCGCGCCTTCATCAATGCGCTGGGCAGTGTGACGGAGGCGCGCTCGATCATCGGGGCGCTTGTCAATCTGGTGCACACCTTGAAAATCGGAATGGTTGTGGAAGGTGTGGAGACCGTTGAAGAATACGAAATGCTCAAGGATATCGGCTGTACGGAATTTCAAGGGCCGCTGATATCGCCCGCACTTGCGCCCGGTCAGATGCGCAGTCTGCTTGCATGTTCGTCTGGTGGCATGCCCTACGACGACGGAGATCGCGCCAAGGTCGGCGGTTTCTGA
- a CDS encoding Hsp20 family protein — protein MSRLSAFSSPLLLGFDDIERVLDRVSKATNDGYPPYNIERLPREGEQGEILRITLAVAGFTSDQLDVTVEENQLVIRGRQTEENNRQYLHRGIAARQFQRTFVLAEGIVILGADLKDGLLSIDLVRPEPERTVRRIAISAHD, from the coding sequence ATGTCGCGTCTTTCGGCGTTTTCGAGCCCGCTGCTGCTCGGTTTCGACGATATCGAACGGGTTTTGGATCGGGTGTCGAAGGCAACCAACGACGGCTATCCGCCCTATAATATCGAGCGACTCCCGCGTGAGGGAGAGCAGGGCGAGATTCTCCGCATCACACTTGCGGTTGCTGGCTTCACCAGCGACCAGCTCGATGTGACGGTGGAGGAAAACCAGCTTGTCATCCGCGGTCGACAGACCGAGGAAAACAACCGCCAATATCTGCACCGCGGCATCGCCGCGCGACAGTTCCAGCGAACATTCGTTCTGGCGGAAGGCATCGTGATCTTGGGTGCCGATTTGAAGGACGGCCTTCTTTCCATCGACCTTGTCCGGCCGGAGCCGGAAAGGACAGTGCGGCGCATCGCGATTTCCGCACATGACTGA
- the lptC gene encoding LPS export ABC transporter periplasmic protein LptC, translating to MDQHIDRIDQTFERSHADRAPAHVWGVQSPERLRRERVAARRHSTRVRWLKRLLPAASGLIVLGVVATMALRNLLPGFDLGSINITTEGIVMSNPELSGHDGERSYRVKASRAIQSLINPKIVNLEEIDARVTLNAEEWVAFTAPYGVYDSGQETLKLSDGIALTWSRGYDVTLSGAKIDLKSGTILSDDAIFVSSDQGTFEAGKISVADNGSSVQFSQGVKMTLHPAKLDHKTQGDKAQ from the coding sequence ATGGATCAGCACATCGACCGGATCGATCAGACGTTTGAACGCAGCCATGCGGACAGAGCGCCTGCACATGTTTGGGGCGTGCAGAGCCCCGAACGGCTGCGGCGTGAACGTGTGGCTGCGCGCCGTCATTCGACGCGTGTGCGCTGGCTCAAACGCCTTTTGCCCGCGGCAAGCGGATTGATCGTTCTGGGTGTCGTTGCAACGATGGCGTTGCGCAACCTGCTACCGGGCTTCGACCTGGGTTCCATCAACATCACCACCGAAGGCATCGTCATGAGCAATCCGGAACTGTCCGGCCATGACGGGGAGCGTTCCTATCGGGTCAAAGCCAGCCGGGCGATCCAGAGCCTGATCAATCCCAAGATTGTCAATCTGGAAGAAATCGACGCCCGTGTGACGCTGAACGCGGAAGAATGGGTCGCCTTCACCGCGCCTTACGGCGTCTATGATAGCGGGCAGGAAACACTGAAGCTCTCGGACGGTATCGCGCTCACATGGAGCCGCGGATACGATGTCACCCTGAGTGGCGCCAAGATCGACCTGAAGAGCGGGACGATCCTGTCGGACGATGCGATTTTCGTCTCGTCGGATCAGGGAACATTTGAGGCCGGCAAGATCTCGGTTGCAGATAACGGCTCCAGCGTCCAATTCTCGCAAGGCGTGAAGATGACGCTTCACCCGGCCAAGCTGGATCACAAAACCCAAGGGGACAAAGCCCAGTGA
- a CDS encoding ribonuclease D — MTIRLHKGDLPSLDAYPAGGAVAIDTETMGLNPHRDRLCVVQLSPGDGTVDVVQIAQNQTEAPNLAALLTDPARVKIFHFARFDIAALQNGLGIATRPVFCTKIASRLVRTYTDRHGLKDLTRELIGVELSKVQQSSDWGADTLSEAQLTYAASDVLYLHALRDELVVRLEREGRTEIAQACYDFLPTRARLDLDGWPETDIFAHS, encoded by the coding sequence ATGACCATCCGCCTGCACAAGGGTGACCTGCCCTCCCTCGATGCTTATCCTGCCGGCGGCGCCGTCGCGATCGACACCGAAACGATGGGGCTCAACCCGCATCGCGACCGGCTTTGCGTCGTCCAGCTCTCTCCCGGGGACGGCACTGTTGACGTGGTTCAGATCGCGCAGAACCAGACAGAGGCGCCCAACCTGGCCGCCCTTCTCACCGATCCCGCGCGGGTGAAGATCTTCCATTTCGCGCGCTTCGACATTGCGGCTCTTCAAAACGGTCTCGGCATCGCAACGCGCCCGGTCTTCTGCACCAAGATCGCCTCGCGGCTGGTGCGCACCTATACCGACCGGCACGGCCTGAAGGACCTGACCCGCGAGTTGATCGGCGTGGAACTGTCCAAGGTGCAGCAAAGCTCCGACTGGGGCGCGGACACGCTGAGCGAAGCACAGCTCACCTACGCGGCTTCCGATGTGTTGTACCTGCACGCCTTGCGCGACGAGCTTGTCGTGCGGCTGGAACGTGAGGGGCGGACCGAGATCGCCCAGGCCTGCTATGATTTCCTTCCGACCCGTGCCCGGCTCGACCTCGATGGCTGGCCAGAGACCGATATTTTCGCGCATTCGTAA
- the raiA gene encoding ribosome-associated translation inhibitor RaiA — MTLRISGKNVDIGDSMRTHAEQRIDEALSKYFDGGYDATVTLGREGSGYRSECKIRLDTGIVLQTSAESPDPRASFDQAADRIEKRLRRYKRKLKDHNSSGTVRAVTEATSYVLASPEEEEEVEENFNPVVIAETPSRVRTLTVGMAVMELDLSEATVVMFRNAGNGGLNVVYRRSDGNIGWIDPSLSETTAS; from the coding sequence ATGACCTTGCGGATTTCGGGAAAGAACGTCGACATCGGCGATTCCATGCGCACGCATGCTGAACAGCGGATCGATGAGGCCCTTTCCAAGTATTTCGATGGCGGTTATGACGCCACCGTTACGCTCGGGCGCGAAGGATCGGGCTATCGTTCGGAGTGCAAGATCCGGCTCGATACCGGCATTGTGCTTCAAACCTCGGCAGAATCGCCTGACCCGCGCGCGAGTTTCGACCAGGCCGCGGATCGCATCGAGAAGCGTCTGCGCCGCTACAAGCGCAAGCTGAAGGATCACAATTCCAGCGGCACCGTCCGCGCCGTGACCGAGGCCACCTCCTACGTTCTCGCCTCTCCGGAAGAGGAAGAGGAGGTTGAGGAGAACTTCAACCCCGTCGTCATCGCCGAAACGCCCTCGCGCGTTCGCACGCTGACCGTCGGCATGGCGGTCATGGAACTGGACCTGTCCGAAGCGACCGTCGTCATGTTCCGCAATGCCGGCAATGGCGGCTTGAATGTCGTTTATCGTCGCAGCGACGGAAATATCGGTTGGATCGACCCCTCTCTCTCAGAGACAACAGCATCCTGA
- the lptB gene encoding LPS export ABC transporter ATP-binding protein, which yields MKLIPFHFPFSFKGRSDRSAPAAAGDAAGGADGDALVISSIAKSYRRRQVVRDVSLSVRRGEAVGLLGPNGAGKTTVFYMITGLIQPDHGAIHLDGFNITRLPMYRRARLGIGYLPQEASIFRGLTVEENIRAVLEVVEPNRKRRAEELDALLAEFGVTHLRKSPSIALSGGERRRVEIARALASRPAFMLLDEPFAGIDPIAVGDIQQLVRHLTQRGIGVLITDHNVRETLGLIDRAYIIASGEVLTEGLPRDIVDNPDVRRLYLGEQFTF from the coding sequence TTGAAGCTGATCCCGTTCCATTTTCCCTTTTCGTTCAAGGGACGCTCTGACAGGTCGGCGCCTGCTGCGGCAGGCGATGCGGCAGGTGGCGCGGACGGGGATGCGCTTGTGATTTCCAGCATCGCCAAGAGCTATCGCCGACGCCAGGTGGTGCGGGATGTGAGCCTGTCGGTTCGCCGCGGCGAAGCGGTTGGCCTTCTGGGGCCCAACGGCGCTGGCAAGACGACGGTTTTCTATATGATCACCGGCCTGATCCAGCCCGATCATGGCGCGATTCATCTCGACGGGTTCAATATCACACGCCTGCCCATGTATCGACGCGCACGCCTCGGCATCGGGTACCTGCCACAGGAAGCCTCGATCTTTCGCGGGCTGACGGTGGAGGAGAACATCCGCGCCGTTCTGGAAGTCGTGGAGCCGAACCGCAAGCGACGCGCGGAGGAGCTGGATGCGCTGCTGGCGGAGTTCGGCGTCACCCATCTGCGCAAGTCGCCGTCCATTGCACTTTCCGGCGGCGAGCGTCGACGCGTGGAAATCGCCCGCGCGCTGGCAAGCCGCCCCGCCTTCATGCTGCTTGATGAGCCCTTCGCCGGGATCGACCCCATCGCCGTGGGAGACATCCAGCAGCTTGTGCGCCACCTCACCCAACGCGGGATCGGTGTTCTTATTACCGACCATAATGTGCGTGAGACGCTCGGCCTGATCGACCGCGCCTATATCATCGCCTCCGGCGAGGTGCTGACCGAAGGCCTGCCCCGCGACATCGTGGACAATCCCGATGTGCGGCGCCTTTATCTGGGCGAGCAGTTCACTTTCTGA
- a CDS encoding LptA/OstA family protein has product MIRPILRHSPFFGLLLALALIVAQPVAAQTFSDSFAGFGSNEREPIQIEAKELKVQDKDHTAEFTGDVIVRQGDATLKTQRLKIRYAGSAAGGSVQSRISKMEASGAVLISSKDQTATGDHASFDMERELLVLSGKEVVLSQGPNVVVGSRLTVNLKTGKVDLEAPKKGRVKVLITPNSFKDKTGGTN; this is encoded by the coding sequence GTGATCAGACCAATCCTCCGCCACTCGCCCTTTTTCGGCCTGCTTCTCGCGCTTGCCCTCATTGTCGCGCAGCCGGTCGCGGCGCAGACCTTTTCCGACAGCTTCGCCGGTTTCGGCTCCAATGAACGCGAACCGATTCAGATCGAGGCCAAGGAGCTGAAGGTTCAGGACAAGGATCACACGGCGGAATTTACCGGCGACGTAATCGTGCGTCAGGGCGACGCCACGCTGAAGACCCAGCGGCTGAAGATCAGATACGCGGGCTCCGCCGCCGGCGGATCGGTGCAAAGCCGGATCTCGAAAATGGAAGCCAGCGGAGCCGTTCTCATCTCCTCGAAGGACCAGACCGCCACGGGCGACCACGCTTCCTTCGACATGGAACGCGAATTGCTGGTGCTTTCGGGCAAGGAGGTCGTGCTTTCCCAAGGCCCCAATGTGGTTGTCGGGAGCCGACTGACAGTCAACCTGAAGACCGGCAAGGTCGATCTGGAAGCCCCCAAGAAGGGCCGGGTCAAGGTTCTGATCACGCCCAACAGCTTCAAGGATAAAACCGGCGGCACGAATTGA
- the rpoN gene encoding RNA polymerase factor sigma-54 yields MAIAPRLEVRQSQSLVMTPQLMQAIKLLQLSNLDLVAYVDAELERNPLLERTEGEDAPADANGADGRDRDETSASGRDDFSGGETIGEPGTREGGGDAAGPDQGGQSGDEGGSDDTAEWIGAEIDREPGGVAEKLDTDFENVYQGDSQADAIPDPGALAGDPWQQGGGRGAGLSEDYNLESFIAEEETLADHVSAQMTLLLSDPADRLIAGNLIDNLDEAGYLRTDIDEVAERLGAEPDRVAAVLAQLQTLEPIGVFARNLAECLRLQLQDKNRYDPAMAALLDNIELLAKRDMSALKKLCRVDDEDLTEMIQEIRALNPRPGSAFGSVLVQPMVPDVIVRPGPDGGWTIELNSENLPKVLVNQTYYATVQKTARDETEKAYLTDCLQTANWLVKSLDQRAKTILKVATEIVRQQDAFLTYGVQHLRPLNLRTIADAIGMHESTVSRVTSNKYMATNRGIFEFKYFFTSAIASSEGGDAHSAEAVRHRIRQMIDQESPSAILSDDTIVTMLKAAGIDIARRTVAKYRESLRIPSSVQRRREKRQ; encoded by the coding sequence ATGGCCATTGCTCCGAGATTAGAGGTTCGCCAGAGCCAGTCCCTTGTGATGACGCCCCAGCTGATGCAGGCCATCAAGCTGCTGCAGTTGTCCAACCTGGATCTGGTCGCCTATGTGGACGCCGAACTGGAGCGCAATCCTCTTCTGGAACGCACGGAAGGTGAGGATGCGCCCGCCGATGCCAATGGGGCGGATGGCCGGGATCGCGACGAGACCAGCGCAAGCGGGCGCGATGACTTTTCAGGCGGCGAAACGATCGGCGAACCGGGCACTAGGGAAGGCGGGGGCGATGCGGCGGGCCCGGATCAGGGCGGCCAATCCGGCGATGAGGGCGGTTCGGACGACACGGCTGAGTGGATCGGTGCGGAAATAGACCGAGAACCGGGCGGCGTCGCGGAGAAGCTCGATACCGATTTTGAAAATGTCTATCAGGGCGACAGTCAGGCCGACGCCATCCCGGATCCGGGAGCCCTGGCGGGCGACCCGTGGCAACAGGGGGGCGGGCGCGGCGCGGGCCTATCGGAAGACTATAATCTTGAGAGCTTCATTGCCGAGGAAGAAACGCTCGCCGACCACGTGAGCGCACAGATGACACTTCTTCTCAGCGATCCCGCGGACCGGCTCATCGCGGGCAACCTGATCGACAATCTCGATGAGGCGGGATACCTGCGCACCGATATTGATGAGGTCGCTGAGCGACTGGGGGCGGAGCCGGATCGGGTGGCTGCCGTGCTGGCGCAATTGCAGACGCTTGAGCCGATCGGCGTCTTTGCCCGCAATCTGGCGGAGTGCCTGCGCCTCCAGCTGCAGGACAAGAACCGTTACGACCCCGCGATGGCAGCACTTCTGGACAATATCGAACTGCTGGCCAAAAGGGACATGTCCGCCCTCAAGAAGCTGTGCCGGGTCGACGACGAGGATCTCACGGAGATGATCCAGGAGATCCGGGCGCTCAACCCGCGCCCCGGGAGCGCATTCGGCTCCGTGCTCGTGCAGCCCATGGTGCCGGATGTGATCGTGCGGCCGGGCCCCGATGGCGGTTGGACGATCGAACTCAACAGCGAGAACCTGCCCAAGGTTCTGGTCAACCAGACCTATTACGCCACCGTTCAGAAGACAGCGCGGGATGAGACGGAGAAGGCCTACCTGACCGACTGCCTGCAAACGGCCAACTGGCTGGTCAAGAGCCTCGACCAGCGCGCCAAGACCATCTTGAAGGTCGCCACGGAGATCGTGCGTCAGCAGGATGCCTTTCTCACCTATGGGGTCCAGCACCTGCGCCCGCTCAACCTGCGCACGATCGCCGACGCCATCGGCATGCACGAATCCACCGTCTCGCGGGTCACCTCCAACAAGTACATGGCGACCAATCGCGGCATCTTCGAGTTCAAGTATTTTTTCACATCGGCGATCGCGTCCTCGGAAGGCGGCGATGCGCATTCGGCCGAAGCCGTGCGTCACCGTATCCGTCAGATGATCGATCAGGAGAGCCCCAGCGCCATTCTGTCGGACGATACGATCGTCACGATGCTGAAGGCGGCAGGGATCGACATCGCCCGGCGAACGGTTGCCAAATACCGGGAATCACTCCGCATTCCCTCATCCGTCCAGCGCCGTCGCGAAAAGCGGCAATAG
- the ptsN gene encoding PTS IIA-like nitrogen regulatory protein PtsN, with protein MDLSDLITADAIIPALKVNSKKQVIQELAAKAASITGLPERDIFDTLLQRERLGSTGVGHGIAIPHGKPVTLKRLLGVFARLERPIDFDALDDQPVDLVFLLLAPEGAGADHLKALARVARLLRDPGVAAKLRASTDAAAIYALLTQPNASNAA; from the coding sequence ATGGATTTGAGCGACCTCATCACGGCAGACGCCATTATTCCGGCGCTCAAGGTGAACAGCAAGAAGCAGGTCATCCAGGAGCTGGCAGCCAAGGCAGCAAGCATCACGGGCCTGCCGGAACGCGACATCTTCGATACCCTGCTGCAGCGCGAACGTCTGGGCTCCACCGGTGTGGGCCACGGCATCGCGATTCCACATGGCAAACCGGTGACGCTGAAGCGCCTTTTGGGGGTCTTCGCCCGCCTGGAACGCCCGATCGATTTCGATGCGCTTGACGACCAGCCGGTCGATCTCGTCTTTCTGCTGCTGGCGCCGGAAGGTGCCGGTGCCGATCATCTGAAAGCGCTTGCCCGCGTGGCGCGCCTGTTGCGCGACCCCGGCGTGGCCGCAAAGCTGCGCGCAAGCACCGATGCAGCCGCCATCTATGCGCTGCTCACTCAGCCGAACGCGTCAAACGCAGCCTGA
- a CDS encoding biliverdin-producing heme oxygenase yields the protein MSDQAVAASGRTMRLREATRAAHERLDNAIMAYDPFSDREAYADFVAMQFHLHQAAEPFFRNRELAALLPDLAQRSRLDKVRLDLADLGRGVPDAIPAPGCDVAVANPVPQGLGWLYVVEGSNLGAAFLLKAATKLGLSDLFGARHLAGDPKGRGLHWRQFTAGIDAVDLTDGDETVMIESARGAFSFAQRLADGIFSARG from the coding sequence ATGAGTGATCAGGCAGTGGCGGCATCTGGCCGCACCATGCGTTTGCGCGAGGCGACCCGTGCCGCCCACGAGCGTCTCGACAACGCAATCATGGCCTATGATCCCTTCTCCGACCGGGAGGCCTATGCCGACTTCGTCGCCATGCAGTTTCATCTGCACCAGGCCGCGGAGCCTTTTTTCCGCAATCGCGAACTCGCCGCGCTTCTGCCCGATCTCGCACAACGCTCCCGGCTCGACAAGGTTCGTCTCGACCTGGCCGATCTCGGCAGGGGTGTTCCCGACGCAATTCCGGCCCCCGGTTGTGACGTGGCGGTGGCCAACCCTGTTCCGCAAGGGCTTGGATGGCTTTACGTGGTCGAAGGGTCCAATCTCGGCGCGGCCTTTCTGCTGAAGGCGGCGACGAAGCTTGGCCTGTCCGACCTATTCGGCGCGCGGCATCTGGCTGGCGATCCGAAGGGGCGCGGCTTGCACTGGCGTCAGTTTACCGCGGGCATCGATGCGGTTGACCTCACCGATGGCGACGAGACCGTCATGATCGAAAGCGCCCGCGGCGCCTTCTCCTTTGCCCAGCGCCTTGCAGACGGGATATTCTCTGCGCGCGGCTAA
- a CDS encoding DUF1150 domain-containing protein, with protein MTDNLKHINSRTFAHLGDGHIAYIRQLRSEDINAIFPAAPQMERGLKLWALLGADGSPIMLSDSREAIVANAVENELTPVSVH; from the coding sequence ATGACCGATAACCTGAAGCACATCAATTCCAGGACATTTGCCCATCTCGGTGATGGTCACATCGCCTATATCCGGCAGCTGCGTTCCGAAGACATCAACGCGATCTTCCCGGCCGCACCGCAAATGGAGCGCGGGTTGAAGCTGTGGGCCCTTCTGGGGGCGGATGGCTCCCCCATCATGCTCTCCGACAGTCGCGAGGCCATTGTGGCCAATGCAGTGGAGAACGAGTTGACCCCGGTCAGCGTGCACTGA